In one Sebastes umbrosus isolate fSebUmb1 chromosome 13, fSebUmb1.pri, whole genome shotgun sequence genomic region, the following are encoded:
- the smarcal1 gene encoding SWI/SNF-related matrix-associated actin-dependent regulator of chromatin subfamily A-like protein 1 isoform X1, producing MSNQLTAEQQRQIEENRRRALERRAQRLGQTISSNTSAGFSSTSSVQQVQPSKRTAASDPATLAHHSSAPAPKRFVPPFKKDFNDYNQGPKHQQSPSTGNQSTLYNSSSTRQIQVIDPLPQPRSQHVSSPVMSSGGSFGVKPAHPKPNFTSNSSGGAVGTFYKQTSKPAQSPAAQLPSSSSTLNAVPAKKPAISVRGRCVAHTEGRFRVEVGYHAELIAVFKSIPSKNYDPATKMWNFSLEDYRQLTEEAAAIASVSLRPLEGMEALDVAEAPSRARDGVALGALLKLCNGWQKPGASLQGHCVLVSPTKFEVDVGYNVDVIAAFKQMPTKNYDTKTRKWSFSLQDYKRLLDLLSGIAAVEVEPLPRAVVQAFSARFDGTEARSLDVPEADLSSIDSSLTCSLMPFQREGVNFAVSKQGRLLLADDMGLGKTVQAICIAAYYRKEWPVLVVAPSSVRFTWAEAFRRWLPSLSPDSINVAVKAKDNLRSGLINIVSYDLLNRMDKQLPGNPFNVLIMDESHFLKNMKTARCKAALPLLKAAKRVILLSGTPAMSRPSELYTQILAVRPTLFPRFHEFGMRYCGATQSTWGWDYSGSSNLGELKLLLEESLMLRRLKCDVLSQLPSKQRKVVTVTIDGISTRVKAALSAAAKQLANGNRNKVEEKEALLVFYNHTAEAKLQAIMEYITDMLECGREKFLVFAHHRLVLDHISTELGKKNVSFIRIDGSTPSAERQQLCDTFQYSTNTCVAILSITAANMGITLHAADLVIFAELFWNPGILVQAEDRVHRIGQTSNVNIHYLVAKGTSDDHLWPMIQEKMNVLEQVGLSESNLSDKAVNASFHSKDPNQKSIMEMFQRSFTADDDIDEAILLEAANDWEDTPPENTSGQHHGVVEQSSGKRSIKDFFSR from the exons ATGTCTAATCAACTGACTGCAGAACAGCAGCGACAGATTGAGGAGAATAGACGGAGGGCTTTGGAGAGAAGAGCCCAAAGACTTGGACAGACAATCAGCAGCAACACCTCAGCAGGCTTCAGCAGTACTTCTTCAGTGCAGCAGGTACAGCCCTCTAAACGCACTGCTGCCTCGGATCCTGCTACCCTGGCTCACCACAGCTCAGCTCCTGCACCAAAACGTTTTGTTCCTCCCTTCAAAAAGGACTTCAATGACTATAATCAAGGCCCAAAGCATCAGCAGTCACCTAGCACTGGCAACCAGAGTACTCTGTATAACTCTTCTTCTACAAGACAG ATACAAGTTATTGACCCACTTCCTCAGCCAAGAAGTCAACATGTGAGCAGCCCTGTCATGTCAAGCGGAGGAAGCTTTGGTGTGAAGCCAGCTCATCCCAAACCTAACTTCACCTCGAATAGCTCTGGTGGTGCAGTCGGCACATTCTACAAGCAAACTAGTAAACCTGCCCAAAGTCCTGCGGCACAGCTTCCCTCCAGTTCATCAACTTTGAATGCTGTACCTGCAAAAAAGCCTGCCATCTCCGTAAGAGGAAGATGTGTAGCTCACACAGAGGGCCGCTTCAGAGTAGAAGTGGGCTACCACGCAGAGCTCATTGCTGTTTTCAAATCCATCCCCTCAAAGAACTATG ACCCTGCCACAAAGATGTGGAACTTCAGTCTGGAGGACTATCGACAGCTAA CGGAGGAAGCAGCTGCTATTGCTTCTGTGTCTTTGAGGCCTCTGGAGGGAATGGAGGCATTGGACGTTGCAGAAGCCCCCAGCCGAGCTCGTGACGGTGTGGCACTGGGGGCGCTGCTGAAGTTGTGCAACGGCTGGCAGAAACCTGGAGCCAGTCTGCAGGGCCACTGCGTCCTGGTGTCTCCGACTAAGTTTGAGGTCGACGTCGGTTACAATGTCGATGTCATTGCAGCATTCAAGCAGATGCCAACCAAGAACTATG ACACGAAAACGAGAAAGTGGAGCTTTTCACTTCAGGATTACAAGAGACTCT TGGATCTCCTCAGTGGGATAGCAGCAGTGGAGGTGGAGCCTCTGCCCAGGGCGGTAGTCCAGGCTTTCTCTGCCAGGTTTGACGGGACCGAAGCCAGGTCTTTAGACGTCCCTGAGGCAGACCTCTCCAGCATCGACTCCTCGCTCACCTGCAGCCTCATGCCCTTCCAGAGGGAGGGAGTCAA TTTTGCAGTGTCTAAACAAGGCCGCCTCCTCCTGGCTGATGACATGGGCCTGGGAAAGACGGTGCAGGCCATCTGTATAGCAGCCTATTACAGGAAAGAGTGGCCCGTGCTGGTGGTGGCTCCCTCCTCTGTGCGATTCACCTGGGccgag GCCTTCAGACGCTGGCTCCCCTCCCTGAGTCCTGACAGCATCAAcgtggcagtgaaggccaaaGACAATCTTCGGTCCGGTTTGATCAATATCGTCAGCTACGACCTGTTGAACAGGATGGACAAGCAGCTGCCAGGAAACCCCTTCAATGTTCTCATCATG GATGAATCCCACTTTCTGAAGAACATGAAGACCGCCCGTTGTAAAGCAGCCTTACCTCTGCTGAAG GCAGCAAAGAGAGTGATTCTTCTGTCTGGGACCCCTGCCATGTCCAGACCCTCTGAGCTCTACACCCAGATCCTGGCTGTCAGACCTACGCTCTTCCCTCGCTTCCATGAGTTCGGGATGCGCTACTGCGGTGCCACACAG TCGACTTGGGGGTGGGACTACTCGGGCTCATCCAACCTCGGGGAGTTGAAGCTGTTGCTGGAGGAGAGTCTGATGTTGCGCCGCCTCAAGTGTGACGTCCTCTCCCAGCTTCCTTCTAAACAACGCAAGGTTGTCACAGTGACTATAGATGGTATCAGCACACGCGTAAAAGCTGCTCTGTCAGCTGCTGCCAAGCAGTTGGCCAACGGAAACCGCAAT AAAGTGGAAGAGAAGGAAGCCCTCCTCGTCTTTTATAACCACACAGCTGAAGCCAAGCTGCAAGCCATTAT GGAGTACATCACAGACATGCTGGAGTGTGGGAGGGAGAAGTTTCTAGTGTTCGCCCATCATAGGCTAGTCCTTGATCATATCTCCACCGAACTGGGAAAAAAG AATGTCAGTTTCATCCGTATTGACGGGTCCACTCCTTCAGCTGAACGACAGCAGCTGTGTGACACGTTCCAGTACTCAACCAACACCTGCGTGGCTATACTGTCCATCACTGCAGCTAACATGGGCATCACCCTGCACGCTGCCGACCTGGTGATCTTCGCTGAGCTTTTCTGGAACCCCGGG attctcGTTCAGGCAGAGGATAGGGTGCACCGCATTGGACAAACCAGCAATGTGAACATTCACTACCTGGTTGCCAAGGGAACTTCTGATGATCACCTGTG GCCAATGATCCAGGAAAAAATGAATGTCTTGGAGCAAGTGGGTCTGTCGGAGTCAAACCTCTCAGACAAAGCAGTGAACGCCAGCTTCCACTCTAAG GACCCTAACCAGAAGAGCATCATGGAGATGTTCCAGAGGTCTTTCACTGCGGATGACGACATAGACGAAGCCATCTTACTGGAGGCTGCAAACGACTGGGAGGACACCCCGCCTGAAAACACTTCTGGTCAACACCACGGCGTGGTCGAACAAAGCTCCGGCAAACGGAGCATCAAAGACTTTTTCAGCAGATGA
- the smarcal1 gene encoding SWI/SNF-related matrix-associated actin-dependent regulator of chromatin subfamily A-like protein 1 isoform X2, with translation MSSGGSFGVKPAHPKPNFTSNSSGGAVGTFYKQTSKPAQSPAAQLPSSSSTLNAVPAKKPAISVRGRCVAHTEGRFRVEVGYHAELIAVFKSIPSKNYDPATKMWNFSLEDYRQLTEEAAAIASVSLRPLEGMEALDVAEAPSRARDGVALGALLKLCNGWQKPGASLQGHCVLVSPTKFEVDVGYNVDVIAAFKQMPTKNYDTKTRKWSFSLQDYKRLLDLLSGIAAVEVEPLPRAVVQAFSARFDGTEARSLDVPEADLSSIDSSLTCSLMPFQREGVNFAVSKQGRLLLADDMGLGKTVQAICIAAYYRKEWPVLVVAPSSVRFTWAEAFRRWLPSLSPDSINVAVKAKDNLRSGLINIVSYDLLNRMDKQLPGNPFNVLIMDESHFLKNMKTARCKAALPLLKAAKRVILLSGTPAMSRPSELYTQILAVRPTLFPRFHEFGMRYCGATQSTWGWDYSGSSNLGELKLLLEESLMLRRLKCDVLSQLPSKQRKVVTVTIDGISTRVKAALSAAAKQLANGNRNKVEEKEALLVFYNHTAEAKLQAIMEYITDMLECGREKFLVFAHHRLVLDHISTELGKKNVSFIRIDGSTPSAERQQLCDTFQYSTNTCVAILSITAANMGITLHAADLVIFAELFWNPGILVQAEDRVHRIGQTSNVNIHYLVAKGTSDDHLWPMIQEKMNVLEQVGLSESNLSDKAVNASFHSKDPNQKSIMEMFQRSFTADDDIDEAILLEAANDWEDTPPENTSGQHHGVVEQSSGKRSIKDFFSR, from the exons ATGTCAAGCGGAGGAAGCTTTGGTGTGAAGCCAGCTCATCCCAAACCTAACTTCACCTCGAATAGCTCTGGTGGTGCAGTCGGCACATTCTACAAGCAAACTAGTAAACCTGCCCAAAGTCCTGCGGCACAGCTTCCCTCCAGTTCATCAACTTTGAATGCTGTACCTGCAAAAAAGCCTGCCATCTCCGTAAGAGGAAGATGTGTAGCTCACACAGAGGGCCGCTTCAGAGTAGAAGTGGGCTACCACGCAGAGCTCATTGCTGTTTTCAAATCCATCCCCTCAAAGAACTATG ACCCTGCCACAAAGATGTGGAACTTCAGTCTGGAGGACTATCGACAGCTAA CGGAGGAAGCAGCTGCTATTGCTTCTGTGTCTTTGAGGCCTCTGGAGGGAATGGAGGCATTGGACGTTGCAGAAGCCCCCAGCCGAGCTCGTGACGGTGTGGCACTGGGGGCGCTGCTGAAGTTGTGCAACGGCTGGCAGAAACCTGGAGCCAGTCTGCAGGGCCACTGCGTCCTGGTGTCTCCGACTAAGTTTGAGGTCGACGTCGGTTACAATGTCGATGTCATTGCAGCATTCAAGCAGATGCCAACCAAGAACTATG ACACGAAAACGAGAAAGTGGAGCTTTTCACTTCAGGATTACAAGAGACTCT TGGATCTCCTCAGTGGGATAGCAGCAGTGGAGGTGGAGCCTCTGCCCAGGGCGGTAGTCCAGGCTTTCTCTGCCAGGTTTGACGGGACCGAAGCCAGGTCTTTAGACGTCCCTGAGGCAGACCTCTCCAGCATCGACTCCTCGCTCACCTGCAGCCTCATGCCCTTCCAGAGGGAGGGAGTCAA TTTTGCAGTGTCTAAACAAGGCCGCCTCCTCCTGGCTGATGACATGGGCCTGGGAAAGACGGTGCAGGCCATCTGTATAGCAGCCTATTACAGGAAAGAGTGGCCCGTGCTGGTGGTGGCTCCCTCCTCTGTGCGATTCACCTGGGccgag GCCTTCAGACGCTGGCTCCCCTCCCTGAGTCCTGACAGCATCAAcgtggcagtgaaggccaaaGACAATCTTCGGTCCGGTTTGATCAATATCGTCAGCTACGACCTGTTGAACAGGATGGACAAGCAGCTGCCAGGAAACCCCTTCAATGTTCTCATCATG GATGAATCCCACTTTCTGAAGAACATGAAGACCGCCCGTTGTAAAGCAGCCTTACCTCTGCTGAAG GCAGCAAAGAGAGTGATTCTTCTGTCTGGGACCCCTGCCATGTCCAGACCCTCTGAGCTCTACACCCAGATCCTGGCTGTCAGACCTACGCTCTTCCCTCGCTTCCATGAGTTCGGGATGCGCTACTGCGGTGCCACACAG TCGACTTGGGGGTGGGACTACTCGGGCTCATCCAACCTCGGGGAGTTGAAGCTGTTGCTGGAGGAGAGTCTGATGTTGCGCCGCCTCAAGTGTGACGTCCTCTCCCAGCTTCCTTCTAAACAACGCAAGGTTGTCACAGTGACTATAGATGGTATCAGCACACGCGTAAAAGCTGCTCTGTCAGCTGCTGCCAAGCAGTTGGCCAACGGAAACCGCAAT AAAGTGGAAGAGAAGGAAGCCCTCCTCGTCTTTTATAACCACACAGCTGAAGCCAAGCTGCAAGCCATTAT GGAGTACATCACAGACATGCTGGAGTGTGGGAGGGAGAAGTTTCTAGTGTTCGCCCATCATAGGCTAGTCCTTGATCATATCTCCACCGAACTGGGAAAAAAG AATGTCAGTTTCATCCGTATTGACGGGTCCACTCCTTCAGCTGAACGACAGCAGCTGTGTGACACGTTCCAGTACTCAACCAACACCTGCGTGGCTATACTGTCCATCACTGCAGCTAACATGGGCATCACCCTGCACGCTGCCGACCTGGTGATCTTCGCTGAGCTTTTCTGGAACCCCGGG attctcGTTCAGGCAGAGGATAGGGTGCACCGCATTGGACAAACCAGCAATGTGAACATTCACTACCTGGTTGCCAAGGGAACTTCTGATGATCACCTGTG GCCAATGATCCAGGAAAAAATGAATGTCTTGGAGCAAGTGGGTCTGTCGGAGTCAAACCTCTCAGACAAAGCAGTGAACGCCAGCTTCCACTCTAAG GACCCTAACCAGAAGAGCATCATGGAGATGTTCCAGAGGTCTTTCACTGCGGATGACGACATAGACGAAGCCATCTTACTGGAGGCTGCAAACGACTGGGAGGACACCCCGCCTGAAAACACTTCTGGTCAACACCACGGCGTGGTCGAACAAAGCTCCGGCAAACGGAGCATCAAAGACTTTTTCAGCAGATGA